One genomic segment of Virgibacillus doumboii includes these proteins:
- a CDS encoding MaoC/PaaZ C-terminal domain-containing protein: protein MIKNGDVFTWERTFTKEEVLEFGRISGDQGKHHVEPDENGRIMVQGLFTASIATKIGGDLNYIAREINNEFVRPVFTGDTITCELTITYVEQADGFKKVAMKSVFTNQIGKEVIKGSISGIIRD, encoded by the coding sequence TTGATTAAAAATGGTGATGTTTTTACATGGGAAAGAACGTTCACAAAGGAAGAAGTTCTGGAGTTTGGCCGTATTTCCGGCGATCAGGGAAAGCATCATGTGGAACCTGATGAAAACGGCCGAATAATGGTACAGGGGCTATTTACGGCAAGTATCGCAACAAAGATTGGCGGTGATTTAAACTACATCGCCAGAGAGATTAATAATGAATTTGTCCGACCGGTATTTACCGGTGATACAATTACATGTGAATTAACTATTACTTATGTTGAACAGGCTGATGGGTTTAAAAAGGTCGCAATGAAGTCGGTATTTACGAACCAAATAGGAAAAGAGGTTATTAAAGGCTCGATTTCTGGAATAATTAGAGACTAA